The Gemella massiliensis genome contains a region encoding:
- a CDS encoding GntR family transcriptional regulator translates to MDIKISNLSDVPIYQQIASQIKKYILNGIIKENEQLPSIRNLAKELEVGIITIKKSYEVLLAENLIYSKGAVGYFVSNINIEQILLIKKEEYLNELSILIDRALKDGLQIFDIRNIIDNILEEKDYVNNK, encoded by the coding sequence GTGGATATAAAAATTTCAAATTTATCTGATGTTCCAATTTATCAGCAAATAGCATCTCAAATAAAAAAATATATATTAAATGGTATTATTAAGGAAAATGAGCAATTACCATCAATAAGAAATCTTGCTAAGGAATTAGAAGTAGGTATTATAACGATAAAAAAATCATATGAAGTGTTATTGGCTGAAAATTTAATATACAGCAAAGGTGCGGTTGGTTATTTTGTAAGTAATATTAACATTGAACAAATTTTATTAATAAAAAAAGAAGAATATCTAAATGAATTATCTATACTAATAGATAGAGCATTAAAAGATGGGTTGCAGATATTTGATATTAGAAATATTATTGATAATATTTTAGAGGAGAAAGATTATGTTAACAATAAATAA
- a CDS encoding ATP-binding cassette domain-containing protein, with the protein MLTINNLTVVKNSFKLGPVNLDIKNGYVYAIAGNSGAGKTVFLQSILGGFDIRKDMVYYDKLNFNDNELEIKFQYSYIADKPLFSDKLRVDELISKLKKLDERLNIEKCFKLLKKYKVYRQKKKFTNYRKVK; encoded by the coding sequence ATGTTAACAATAAATAATTTAACAGTGGTAAAAAACTCATTCAAACTGGGGCCGGTAAATTTAGATATTAAGAATGGGTATGTTTATGCAATTGCCGGTAATAGTGGAGCAGGAAAAACTGTATTTTTACAGAGCATATTAGGCGGTTTTGATATTAGAAAAGATATGGTTTATTATGATAAATTAAATTTTAATGATAATGAACTGGAAATAAAATTTCAATATTCATATATAGCAGATAAACCATTATTTTCGGATAAGTTACGTGTTGATGAATTAATAAGTAAGTTAAAAAAATTAGATGAACGTTTAAATATAGAGAAATGTTTTAAATTATTAAAAAAATATAAAGTATATCGTCAAAAAAAAAAATTTACGAATTATCGCAAGGTCAAATAA
- a CDS encoding P-loop NTPase family protein, which produces MVLDNPFSGVGLIEKREMLALLREYITDDKIIIIVTEEMNVIQHFADYIIVFENGKVILNEDIVSLQEKFSNTNVEEILITILQGGKGNE; this is translated from the coding sequence TTGGTATTGGATAATCCATTTTCAGGTGTAGGGCTTATAGAAAAACGAGAAATGTTAGCGTTACTTCGTGAATATATAACAGATGATAAGATAATTATTATTGTAACAGAAGAAATGAATGTTATTCAGCATTTTGCTGATTATATTATTGTTTTTGAAAATGGTAAGGTTATATTAAATGAAGATATAGTTTCATTACAGGAAAAATTTAGTAATACTAATGTTGAAGAAATACTAATAACAATTCTGCAAGGAGGAAAAGGAAATGAATAA
- a CDS encoding ISL3 family transposase: MKNNQKYFVFKGTLTYKPKKCECCGCLNKGYTVVKNGFNELTRINLLKISGIPAYLELRKQRFKCKTCNKKFVATTSFVDKYCSISKNVKFSIMSDLADTLSFKQIAKMNNVSVNTVIRTLYKCKSHVDILNYNTLPEYLCFDELKFTKDSKNGMSFIFLDALTHEIIDIVDGRTEYILNNYFSRFSKEARSNVKAICIDIYTPYMKLIRNKFPNAEIVIDRFHIIQNVNRELYSKC; encoded by the coding sequence ATAAAAAATAATCAAAAGTACTTTGTATTCAAAGGTACCTTAACATATAAACCCAAGAAGTGTGAATGCTGTGGTTGTCTTAATAAAGGTTATACTGTAGTTAAAAACGGCTTTAATGAACTTACTAGAATTAATCTATTAAAAATATCAGGTATCCCTGCTTATTTGGAACTAAGAAAGCAACGTTTCAAGTGTAAAACTTGTAATAAAAAATTTGTAGCTACTACTTCTTTTGTAGATAAATACTGTAGTATTTCTAAAAATGTTAAGTTTTCTATAATGAGTGATTTAGCTGATACTTTATCTTTTAAACAAATAGCCAAAATGAATAATGTATCGGTTAATACTGTTATAAGAACTCTTTATAAATGTAAATCCCATGTAGACATTCTTAACTATAATACCTTACCTGAGTATTTATGCTTTGATGAGTTAAAGTTTACTAAAGATAGTAAAAATGGTATGAGTTTTATTTTTTTAGATGCTTTAACTCATGAGATTATTGATATAGTTGATGGTAGAACTGAGTATATTTTAAATAATTATTTTTCCAGATTTTCTAAAGAGGCTAGAAGTAATGTTAAGGCTATTTGTATTGATATTTATACTCCTTATATGAAGTTGATTAGAAATAAGTTTCCTAATGCTGAAATTGTTATAGATAGGTTTCATATTATTCAAAATGTTAATAGAGAACTTTATTCAAAATGTTAA